A window of Erpetoichthys calabaricus chromosome 12, fErpCal1.3, whole genome shotgun sequence contains these coding sequences:
- the LOC114662224 gene encoding tripartite motif-containing protein 16-like isoform X1, producing MMAAAKPSMSVDRYVCLVCLEVLKEPVTIPCGHSYCMDCINDCWDQMDTQEGYSCPQCRKTFNVRPELNRNTILAELIENLKEVTAHAGPSQSYAGIGDVPCDVCPGRKRKASKTCLTCLVSYCETHLQPHKELQAFKKHKVEALSGNLKEKLCRKHHRILEIYCRTDKTCVCSLCAATEHKSHDTVTPDRERARRQIRMERRKSEMEKRIEEKEKKLKEMKEMVRGIQRSAEREMRKHEEMLKSVLRSIERLRLEVTNLIGDHKRKEERKAEDVIRQLEKEIKELRRRDAEMAVLLQTDDHIHFLQRFPSLCVPVEDGGVPALTINRDFLPTTLKTSLSDLNKNLEDIRDWKFLKSRETSVVGWVSSDVNCVDHNLDSLTSRSHFLKYSCPLSLDPNTAHRCLHVFEGNKKVMDKRTVTPYPNHPDRFGFWPQVLCSEVPSGTRCYWEVEWTGKWADIGVACKGMERKGWGKECGLGRNDKSWMLSCSHSSYVVCHNNMKTEIGALCTHRIGIYLDLPAGFLSFYSVSFTMTLLHRFKISFTEPLCLGFGLGLDSSVTICHLNPYDQ from the exons ATGATGGCAGCAGCTAAACCTTCCATGTCTGTGGATCGATACGTCTGCTTGGTGTGTCTGGAGGTCCTGAAGGAGCCGGTCACCATCCCGTGTGGACACAGCTACTGTATGGACTGTATTAATGATTGCTGGGACCAGATGGATACACAGGAGGGCTacagctgtcctcagtgcagaaAAACATTTAACGTGAGGCCTGAGCTGAACAGAAACACCATATTGGCAGAACTGATCGAGAACCTAAAGGAGGTGACGGCTCATGCCGGCCCATCTCAGAGTTATGCTGGAATTGGCGATGTGCCCTGTGACGTTTGTCCAG GGAGAAAACGGAAAGCTTCAAAGACGTGTCTGACCTGCTTGGTCTCTTACTGCGAGACTCACCTACAGCCACACAAGGAGCTTCAGGCCTTCAAAAAACACAAAGTGGAGGCGCTGAGTGGCAACCTCAAAGAGAAGCTCTGCAGGAAACATCACAGAATCCTAGAAATATACTGTAGGACAGACAAGACCTGCGTCTGCTCCCTGTGCGCGGCGACAGAACACAAGAGTCACGACACGGTGACACCGGACAGAGAGAGAGCCCGTAGACAG ATTCGGATGGAAAGAAGAAAGTCTGAAATGGAAAAGAGAAttgaggagaaagagaagaaattgAAGGAGATGAAGGAGATGGTACGGGGGATTCAG AGATctgcagagagagagatgagGAAACACGAGGAGATGCTCAAGTCTGTACTTCGATCCATCGAGAGGCTGCGTTTGGAGGTCACTAATTTGATTGGAGATCACAagaggaaggaagagagaaaggctGAAGATGTCATTAGACAACTGGAGAAGGAGATTAAAGAGCTGAGGAGGAGAGACGCCGAGATGGCCGTACTTTTACAGACGGACGACCACATCCACTTCCTCCAG AGGTTCCCATCTCTCTGTGTTCCTGTTGAAGATGGAGGGGTACCCGCCCTTACAATTAACAGGGACTTTCTCCCCACGACTCTAAAGACCAGTCTGTCCGATCTGAACAAGAATCTGGAGGATATCCGTGACTGGAAGTTCCTGAAGAGCAGGGAGACGAGTGTGGTGGGTTGGGTGTCCTCAG ATGTTAACTGCGTGGATCACAACCTGGACAGTCTAACGAGTAGaagtcactttttaaaat aCTCCTGTCCACTCTCCTTGGACCCCAATACGGCACACAGATGCCTTCATGTCTTtgaagggaacaagaaggtgatGGACAAGAGGACAGTGACTCCGTATCCCAATCACCCTGACAGGTTTGGCTTTTGGCCTCAAGTTCTATGCTCCGAGGTTCCAAGTGGGACTCGCTGCTACTGGGAGGTTGAGTGGACTGGCAAGTGGGCTGACATTGGAGTCGCCTGCAAAGGCATGGAGAGGAAAGGATGGGGTAAGGAGTGCGGGCTTGGGCGCAATGACAAGTCCTGGATGTTGTCCTGCTCTCATTCCAGTTACGTGGTGTGTCACAATAACATGAAGACTGAAATCGGTGCCCTCTGCACTCACAGGATAGGCATCTATCTGGACCTTCCTGCTGGCTTTCTGTCCTTTTATAGTGTCTCCttcacaatgaccctcctgcacaggttcaagATCTCCTTCACAGAGccgctctgcctggggtttggaCTTGGATTGGATTCCAGTGTAACAATCTGTCATCTAAACCCATATGACCAGTAA
- the LOC127529901 gene encoding E3 ubiquitin/ISG15 ligase TRIM25-like, whose product MGFPFTMAAAAHLPLFLDRCTCSLCKEVLKEPVTIPCGHSYCMGCINDCWNQTDNEGGYSCPQCWRTFIVKPELNRNAVFAELIENVKEVTTNGGTFQSYAGPADVLCDVCPGRKRKASKTCLTCMVSYCETHMLPHREFPAYKRHKVEKEAGNLEEKLCAKHHRVLEIFCRTNKSCICLLCAATEHKYHETVTAEEERAGRQNHLQYTKHGVEKKIEKKEKKLEEIKETGLRVQRSAEREVQEYEKTFESLMRLKSEITNLIRDYELKELSKTEVLVQGLVKEIEVLKWRRAEMVELLQTDDHIHFLQKFSSLCAPVEDGAAPTITVNTDVLPETMKKNLCDLKKHLEEMSSWVCVKTPEMGGLGVPK is encoded by the exons ATGGGATTTCCATTCACAATGGCAGCAGCAGCTCATCTGCCTCTGTTTCTTGATCGGTGCACCTGCTCGCTGTGTAAGGAGGTCCTGAAGGAGCCGGTCACCATCCCGTGTGGACACAGCTACTGCATGGGCTGTATTAATGATTGCTGGAACCAGACGGATAACGAGGGGGGCTACAGCTGTCCTCAGTGCTGGAGAACATTTATTGTGAAGCCAGAGCTGAACAGAAACGCTGTGTTTGCAGAACTAATAGAGAACGTGAAGGAGGTGACCACTAATGGTGGCACATTTCAGAGTTACGCCGGACCTGCTGATGTGCTCTGTGACGTTTGTCCAGGTAGAAAACGGAAAGCTTCAAAGACCTGCCTGACCTGCATGGTCTCCTACTGTGAGACTCACATGCTGCCCCACAGGGAGTTTCCGGCCTACAAGAGACACAAAGTAGAAAAGGAGGCTGGAAATCTTGAAGAGAAACTCTGCGCAAAACACCACAGAGTTCTGGAGATCTTCTGTAGGACCAACAAGAGCTGCATCTGCTTACTGTGTGCTGCGACCGAACACAAGTACCACGAAACGGTGACAGCTGAGGAGGAGAGAGCTGGGAGACAG AACCACTTGCAATACACAAAGCACGGAGTAGAAAAGAAAAttgagaagaaagagaagaaactgGAGGAGATAAAAGAGACGGGGTTGAGGGTTCAG AGATCTGCAGAGAGAGAAGTGCAGGAATACGAGAAGACCTTTGAGTCTTTAATGCGGCTGAAATCAGAAATCACCAACCTGATTAGAGATTACGAGTTGAAGGAACTGAGTAAGACTGAAGTGCTCGTCCAGGGATTAGTGAAAGAAATTGAGGTGCTAAAGTGGAGACGCGCCGAGATGGTCGAGCTTTTACAGACAGATGACCACATCCACTTCCTCCAG AAATTCTCATCTCTCTGTGCCCCTGTGGAAGATGGAGCTGCACCCACCATCACGGTTAACACCGACGTTCTTCCTGAGACAATGAAGAAGAACCTGTGTGATCTGAAGAAACATCTGGAGGAGATGAGCAGCTGGGTGTGTGTAAAGACCCCTGAGATGGGTGGGCTGGGTGTCCCTAAGTGA
- the LOC114662224 gene encoding tripartite motif-containing protein 16-like isoform X2, with protein MAVTPLSLFVDRYTCAVCLDVLKEPVTIPCGHSYCVKCIDHYWRQLDTWRVYRCPECRRSFDRRPELNRNTTLADLLERLKGVKVDVSPSQSYAGPDDVPCDVCPGRKRKASKTCLTCLVSYCETHLQPHKELQAFKKHKVEALSGNLKEKLCRKHHRILEIYCRTDKTCVCSLCAATEHKSHDTVTPDRERARRQIRMERRKSEMEKRIEEKEKKLKEMKEMVRGIQRSAEREMRKHEEMLKSVLRSIERLRLEVTNLIGDHKRKEERKAEDVIRQLEKEIKELRRRDAEMAVLLQTDDHIHFLQRFPSLCVPVEDGGVPALTINRDFLPTTLKTSLSDLNKNLEDIRDWKFLKSRETSVVGWVSSDVNCVDHNLDSLTSRSHFLKYSCPLSLDPNTAHRCLHVFEGNKKVMDKRTVTPYPNHPDRFGFWPQVLCSEVPSGTRCYWEVEWTGKWADIGVACKGMERKGWGKECGLGRNDKSWMLSCSHSSYVVCHNNMKTEIGALCTHRIGIYLDLPAGFLSFYSVSFTMTLLHRFKISFTEPLCLGFGLGLDSSVTICHLNPYDQ; from the exons ATGGCAGTTACTCCACTTTCCCTCTTTGTGGATCGGTACACCTGTGCGGTGTGCCTGGATGTCCTGAAGGAGCCAGTGACTATCCCCTGTGGACACAGCTACTGCGTGAAGTGTATTGATCACTACTGGCGCCAGCTGGATACGTGGCGGGTCTACAGGTGTCCCGAGTGCAGACGGTCATTCGACAGGAGGCCAGAGCTGAACCGAAACACCACATTGGCAGATCTACTAGAAAGGCTGAAGGGAGTGAAGGTCgacgtcagtccatctcagagttACGCCGGACCTGACGACGTGCCCTGTGACGTGTGTCCAGGGAGAAAACGGAAAGCTTCAAAGACGTGTCTGACCTGCTTGGTCTCTTACTGCGAGACTCACCTACAGCCACACAAGGAGCTTCAGGCCTTCAAAAAACACAAAGTGGAGGCGCTGAGTGGCAACCTCAAAGAGAAGCTCTGCAGGAAACATCACAGAATCCTAGAAATATACTGTAGGACAGACAAGACCTGCGTCTGCTCCCTGTGCGCGGCGACAGAACACAAGAGTCACGACACGGTGACACCGGACAGAGAGAGAGCCCGTAGACAG ATTCGGATGGAAAGAAGAAAGTCTGAAATGGAAAAGAGAAttgaggagaaagagaagaaattgAAGGAGATGAAGGAGATGGTACGGGGGATTCAG AGATctgcagagagagagatgagGAAACACGAGGAGATGCTCAAGTCTGTACTTCGATCCATCGAGAGGCTGCGTTTGGAGGTCACTAATTTGATTGGAGATCACAagaggaaggaagagagaaaggctGAAGATGTCATTAGACAACTGGAGAAGGAGATTAAAGAGCTGAGGAGGAGAGACGCCGAGATGGCCGTACTTTTACAGACGGACGACCACATCCACTTCCTCCAG AGGTTCCCATCTCTCTGTGTTCCTGTTGAAGATGGAGGGGTACCCGCCCTTACAATTAACAGGGACTTTCTCCCCACGACTCTAAAGACCAGTCTGTCCGATCTGAACAAGAATCTGGAGGATATCCGTGACTGGAAGTTCCTGAAGAGCAGGGAGACGAGTGTGGTGGGTTGGGTGTCCTCAG ATGTTAACTGCGTGGATCACAACCTGGACAGTCTAACGAGTAGaagtcactttttaaaat aCTCCTGTCCACTCTCCTTGGACCCCAATACGGCACACAGATGCCTTCATGTCTTtgaagggaacaagaaggtgatGGACAAGAGGACAGTGACTCCGTATCCCAATCACCCTGACAGGTTTGGCTTTTGGCCTCAAGTTCTATGCTCCGAGGTTCCAAGTGGGACTCGCTGCTACTGGGAGGTTGAGTGGACTGGCAAGTGGGCTGACATTGGAGTCGCCTGCAAAGGCATGGAGAGGAAAGGATGGGGTAAGGAGTGCGGGCTTGGGCGCAATGACAAGTCCTGGATGTTGTCCTGCTCTCATTCCAGTTACGTGGTGTGTCACAATAACATGAAGACTGAAATCGGTGCCCTCTGCACTCACAGGATAGGCATCTATCTGGACCTTCCTGCTGGCTTTCTGTCCTTTTATAGTGTCTCCttcacaatgaccctcctgcacaggttcaagATCTCCTTCACAGAGccgctctgcctggggtttggaCTTGGATTGGATTCCAGTGTAACAATCTGTCATCTAAACCCATATGACCAGTAA